Proteins encoded by one window of Centroberyx gerrardi isolate f3 chromosome 21, fCenGer3.hap1.cur.20231027, whole genome shotgun sequence:
- the ndfip2 gene encoding NEDD4 family-interacting protein 2 — translation MDPASRYQVLHNEDDSSEASTSEQQPSTSATAQAGTSSSQAQAQASPAPPAPASEQPSGSGTQGEADAPPPPYASIDLGATASAPETSFRSDFPVPPPYSVATSLPTYDEAEKAKAAAMATSTVEVMPRDDDFPPRDDFSDADQLRVGNDGIFMLAFFMAFLFNWIGFCLSFCLTNTIAGRYGAICGFGLSLIKWILIVRFSDYFTGYFNGQYWLWWIFLLLGLLLFFRGFVNYLKVRNMSENMATSHRTRLFFLY, via the exons TTGCACAATGAGGACGACTCCTCAGAGGCCTCCACCAGTGAACAGCAGCCATCTACTTCTGCCACAGCCCAGGCTGGTACATCATCgtcccaggcccaggcccaggccaGCCCAGCCCCCCCTGCCCCAGCATCAGAGCAGCCGTCAGGGTCAGGGACCCAGGGTGAGGCAGatgcccctccacccccctacGCCTCCATCGACCTGGGAGCAACCGCCTCTGCACCTG AGACTAGTTTCCGAAGCGATTTCCCGGTGCCTCCGCCCTACAGTGTTGCCACCTCACTGCCCACATACGATGAAGCAGAGAAGGCCAAAGCTGCCGCCATGGCTACCTCCACTGTGGAGGTGATGCCGagg gatgATGACTTCCCTCCCAGAGATGATTTCAGCGATGCTGATCAGCTTCGAGTCGGGAACGATGGAATCTTCATGCTGGCCTTTTTCA TGGCCTTCCTGTTCAACTGGATCGGGTTCTGCCTGTCCTTCTGTCTGACCAATACCATCGCAGGACGCTACGGAGCCATCTGTGGCTTTGGCCTCTCCCTCATCAAGTGGATTCTCATCGTCAGG TTCTCTGACTACTTCACTGGCTACTTCAATGGTCAATACTGGCTGTGGTGGATCTTCCTGTTGCTTG GTCTCCTGCTCTTCTTCAGGGGCTTCGTCAACTATCTGAAAGTCCGCAACATGTCAGAGAACATGGCCACCTCTCATAGAACACGCCTTTTCTTCCTCTACTAA